Proteins encoded together in one uncultured Desulfosarcina sp. window:
- a CDS encoding ChaN family lipoprotein, whose translation MPEKTTHRRQVVLFLAAVAALFIGGCAVAPKTLTVKGDATPMMENTILKTATGATISKRQLVDDLAGVRVVYVGESHTNVSHHAIQLEVIRELHENAPDLSIGMEMFDYTYQPVLDRWTAGELDEAEFLRQTHWYANWRFPFDLYRDILQYAKENRIRVIALNLPFSIPAKIRVGGIASLSEEDAKHLPASIDTTNAEHRNYLEEIYKLHHFRGQDNFEFFYEAQCAWEDAMAAKVAEYLGTGKMVVLAGNGHIIRKFGIPDRAFARTHAPFKTVYLAPVGGEIDLDYGDYIWATPGSPMPRMPMR comes from the coding sequence ATGCCTGAGAAAACGACTCATCGGCGGCAGGTTGTCCTTTTCCTTGCGGCCGTGGCCGCCCTTTTCATCGGAGGATGCGCCGTGGCGCCCAAAACCCTCACCGTCAAAGGCGATGCGACGCCCATGATGGAAAACACCATTTTGAAAACCGCCACGGGGGCAACGATTTCCAAGCGGCAGTTGGTCGATGATCTTGCCGGCGTCCGGGTGGTTTATGTCGGTGAAAGCCACACCAACGTCTCCCACCATGCCATTCAACTGGAAGTGATCCGGGAACTGCACGAAAACGCGCCCGATCTTTCCATCGGCATGGAAATGTTCGACTATACCTATCAACCGGTTCTGGATCGATGGACGGCCGGCGAACTGGACGAAGCCGAATTCCTGCGGCAAACCCACTGGTATGCCAACTGGCGCTTTCCCTTCGATCTGTACCGCGATATCCTGCAATATGCAAAGGAAAACCGGATTCGGGTCATCGCGTTGAACCTCCCCTTTTCCATTCCCGCCAAGATCCGGGTGGGCGGAATCGCCAGCCTGTCGGAAGAGGATGCCAAGCACCTGCCGGCATCCATCGACACCACTAACGCCGAACACCGCAACTACCTGGAAGAAATTTACAAACTCCACCACTTTCGCGGCCAGGACAATTTCGAATTCTTCTACGAGGCCCAGTGCGCCTGGGAGGATGCCATGGCCGCGAAAGTGGCCGAATACCTGGGAACGGGGAAGATGGTGGTCCTGGCGGGCAACGGGCATATCATCCGTAAATTCGGCATCCCCGACCGGGCCTTTGCCCGCACCCACGCCCCCTTTAAAACCGTCTACCTGGCGCCGGTGGGCGGCGAGATCGACTTGGACTATGGCGACTACATCTGGGCCACGCCGGGATCGCCCATGCCCCGCATGCCGATGCGGTAG